From a single Miscanthus floridulus cultivar M001 chromosome 8, ASM1932011v1, whole genome shotgun sequence genomic region:
- the LOC136476654 gene encoding MA3 DOMAIN-CONTAINING TRANSLATION REGULATORY FACTOR 1-like translates to MTSPRKDGGFLTQDQREKLRIAVQNAETQSLASPRSPTGGTTSALLQQYEQQMLEQKRATAAAAAAAAGGGRGGGGGGGGGGGPRHVRRSHSGKTIKVKKDGAGGKGTWGKLIDTDAEACLDRNDPNYDSGEEPYELVEAPVSTPLEDYKKAVVPLIEEYFSNGDVKLAASDLKELGYDDFHRYFVKKLVSTAMDRHDKEKEMASVLLSYLYGNVVSSTQIRLGFVLLLEAVDDLAVDIPDVVDVLALFIARAVVDDILPPAFLSKAKVSLSGSSKGMQVVQIAEKSYLSAPHHAELIEQRWGGSTRITVEEVKKRIADLLKEYIRNGDTAEACRCIRELAVPFFHHEVVKRALTLGMESPAAEALIVKLLKEASEECLISSSQMMKGFYRVAESLDDLILDIPSAKSEFQLLVSKAISEGWLDSSYVKSGVNRSVEDDEHEKLARYKREAVSIIHEYFLSDDTTEVIHSVKELGYPEYNPIFIKKLITIAMDRKNREKEMASVLLSSLSMELFSSEDIAKGFIMLLESAEDTALDILDASDALGLFLARAVIDDVLAPLNLGEISSKLPPNCSGAETLNMARSLASARHAGERLLRCWGGGTGWAVEDAKDKITKLLEEYESGGDLGEACNCIRELGMSFFNHEVVKKALVMAMEKKNERTLSLLQECFGEGIITINQMTKGFSRVRDGLDDLALDIPDAREKFLSYVEHAKKSGWLLPGFGVASSA, encoded by the exons ATGACGTCGCCGAGGAAGGACGGGGGGTTCCTGACCCAGGACCAGCGGGAGAAGCTGCGGATCGCGGTACAGAACGCGGAGACGCAGTCGCTCGCCTCCCCGCGCTCGCCcacgggagggaccacctccgcGCTGCTGCAGCAGTACGAGCAGCAGATGCTGGAGCAGAAGCGCGCCACCGCCGCAGCGGCCGCCGCGGCTGCTGGTGGcgggaggggcggcggcggcggagggggagggggaggtggGCCCAGGCACGTGCGCCGGTCGCATTCCGGGAAGACCATCAAGGTGAAGAAAG ATGGAGCTGGTGGCAAAGGGACTTGGGGCAAACTAATTGATACTGACGCAGAGGCATGCCTTGACCGAAATGATCCAAATTATGACAGTGGTGAG GAACCATATGAGTTAGTTGAAGCCCCTGTTTCAACCCCACTAGAAGACTACAAGAAAGCTGTTGTCCCGTTAATTGAGGAATATTTCAGCAATGGTGATGTGAAATTAGCTGCTTCTGATCTTAAAGAATTGGGTTATGATGATTTCCACCGTTACTTTGTCAAGAAGCTTGTTTCCACAGCAATGGACAGGCATGACAAGGAGAAAGAGATGGCATCAGTGCTTCTATCATATCTTTATGGCAACGTGGTCAGTTCAACTCAAATCAGACTGGGCTTTGTGCTGCTATTAGAGGCTGTTGATGACCTGGCTGTTGACATACCTGATGTGGTTGATGTGCTCGCACTTTTCATTGCACGTGCAGTTGTTGATGACATTCTGCCACCTGCTTTCCTTAGCAAGGCAAAAGTGAGTCTCTCAGGATCTTCAAAGGGTATGCAGGTTGTACAAATTGCAGAGAAAAGCTATCTTTCAGCACCCCACCACGCAGAGTTAATTGAGCAACGATGGGGTGGTTCAACTCGCATCACGGTAGAAGAGGTGAAGAAGAGGATTGCTgatcttctaaaggaatacattAGAAATGGTGATACAGCTGAGGCTTGTAGGTGCATTAGAGAGCTGGCAGTGCCCTTTTTTCATCATGAGGTGGTGAAGCGAGCTCTTACTCTTGGAATGGAGAGTCCAGCTGCTGAAGCTCTTATTGTCAAACTTCTGAAGGAAGCATCTGAAGAATGTTTAATAAGCTCTAGTCAGATGATGAAAGGATTCTATCGGGTTGCTGAGAGTCTTGATGATCTCATTCTTGATATACCATCTGCAAAGTCTGAATTTCAGCTGTTGGTATCAAAAGCCATTTCTGAGGGATGGCTAGATTCTTCGTATGTGAAGTCAGGTGTCAACAGAAGCGTTGAAGATGATGAACATGAGAAGCTGGCAAGGTACAAGAGGGAGGCTGTTTCTATAATACACGAATACTTTCTCTCTGATGATACAACAGAGGTTATCCATAGTGTCAAAGAGCTTGGTTATCCAGAATATAACCCAATCTTCATCAAGAAGCTCATAACAATTGCTATGGACCGCAAGAACAGGGAGAAAGAGATGGCATCAGTTCTTCTATCCTCATTAAGCATGGAGCTGTTCTCGTCTGAAGACATCGCCAAGGGATTCATAATGCTCCTTGAATCTGCAGAAGACACTGCACTGGATATATTGGATGCCTCAGACGCGCTGGGACTGTTCCTAGCCAGGGCTGTGATTGATGATGTTCTTGCACCTCTAAACTTGGGTGAGATTAGCAGCAAGCTTCCACCAAACTGCAGCGGGGCTGAAACATTGAACATGGCACGCTCCCTTGCATCAGCTCGTCATGCTGGTGAGAGGCTTCTGAGGTGCTGGGGTGGTGGAACCGGATGGGCTGTGGAGGATGCCAAGGACAAGATAACAAAGCTCCTGGAGGAGTACGAAAGTGGAGGTGATTTAGGGGAAGCATGCAACTGCATCCGTGAGCTGGGTATGTCTTTCTTCAACCATGAAGTTGTCAAGAAGGCGCTCGTGATGGCAATGGAGAAGAAGAATGAGAGGACCCTAAGCCTGCTGCAGGAGTGCTTTGGTGAAGGGATCATAACCATCAACCAGATGACCAAGGGGTTCTCAAGGGTCAGGGATGGGCTCGATGACCTGGCTCTCGACATTCCTGATGCCAGGGAGAAGTTCCTTTCCTATGTGGAGCACGCGAAGAAGAGTGGATGGCTCCTGCCTGGGTTCGGTGTTGCATCTTCGGCTTGA
- the LOC136472533 gene encoding DEAD-box ATP-dependent RNA helicase 42-like: MGSGDDNDRDLDRDRDRDRSSSRHHRDRHHELSSSRYRRDDRDFDRDRGREERERARRREGRRDRERPRRRDADGEDEDGDRDRKHRRVSSQHRRRDGEPEAAPTTRDQERGMGAEQQWLDDEMERRRIRVKDWQEKRREQQGATGPKAEAGCGAGAGKKWNLEGEESDEEEDGTDLGGSSVMDVDCDNGGNATSGPTDVEVEEEEIDPLDAFMNTMVLPEVAKLESNPASVDGVREVAVSTGGKKGLKMAMGRIMQGDDSDSDYGDDGDGVAGLEDEDDEEFMKRVKKTKVEKLAVVDHSKIDYQPFRKNFYIEAKDIREMTSEEVSIYRKELELKVHGKDVPKPIKTWLQSGQTSKLLDTIKKLGFEKPMPIQAQALPVIMSGRDCIGVAKTGSGKTLAFLLPMLRHVKDQPPVAPGDGPVGLIVAPTRELVVQIHSDIKKFSKMLGISCVAVYGGSGVAQQISELKRGAEIVVCTPGRMIDILCTSNGKITNLRRVTFLVMDEADRMFDMGFEPQITRIIQNTRRDRQTVLFSATFPRQVEMLARKVLIKPVEIQVGGRSVVNRDITQVVEVRPESERFLRLLELLGKWCDKGKILVFVHTQDKCDSLLKNLFQHGYQCLSLHGGKDQADRESTVADFKSNICSLLIATSVAARGLDVKELELVVNYDVPNHYEDYVHRVGRTGRAGRKGSAVTFISDEEERYAPDLVKALELSEQTVPEDLKALADRFMAKVKQGTERTHGTGYGGSGFKFNEEEDEARKSTKKAQAREYGYEEEKSDSDFDEEEVHKAGDDLDVQAVGDPSANDEARLHALEALARIQRHAVPDHYEAELEINDFPQYARWRITHKDTLGPIQEGGVAITIRGTYIAQGKVAGANERKLCLFIEGHSESCVKKAKAELKRVLEDCVNQVPNLPKSAPTKKYSVI; the protein is encoded by the coding sequence ATGGGCTCCGGCGATGATAACGACCGCGACCTGGACCGGGACCGGGACCGCGATCGCTCCTCCTCCCGCCACCACCGCGACAGGCACCACGAGCTCTCCTCCTCCCGCTACCGTCGCGACGACAGGGACTTCGATCGGGACCGGGGCCGCGAGGAGAGggagcgggcgcggcggcgcgAGGGGAGGAGAGATAGGGAGAGGCCGAGGCGGCGGGATGCGGACGGGGAGGACGAGGACGGCGACCGCGACCGCAAGCACCGCCGCGTGTCCTCGCAGCACCGCCGCCGGGACGGGGAGCCGGAGGCGGCGCCCACTACCAGGGACCAGGAGAGGGGCATGGGGGCCGAGCAGCAGTGGCTCGACGACGAGATGGAGCGCCGCCGCATCCGCGTCAAGGACTGGCAGGAGAAGCGCCGCGAGCAGCAGGGTGCCACCGGGCCCAAGGCCGAGGCGGGCTGCGGTGCTGGGGCGGGGAAGAAGTGGAACTTGGAGGGCGAGGAGTCTGACGAGGAAGAGGATGGCACGGATTTGGGCGGAAGCAGTGTCATGGATGTTGATTGCGACAATGGGGGTAATGCTACCAGTGGCCCTACTGATGTGGAAGTGGAGGAGGAAGAGATTGACCCGCTTGACGCGTTCATGAACACCATGGTGCTGCCGGAGGTCGCTAAGCTGGAGAGCAATCCAGCATCAGTGGACGGTGTAAGGGAGGTTGCTGTCAGTACTGGGGGTAAGAAAGGGTTGAAGATGGCGATGGGGAGAATCATGCAAGGGGATGACTCAGACTCGGATTATggcgatgatggtgatggtgttgCTGGATtggaggatgaggacgatgagGAGTTCATGAAGCGCGTCAAGAAGACAAAGGTGGAGAAGCTGGCTGTTGTGGACCATTCCAAGATTGACTACCAGCCGTTCCGGAAGAATTTCTACATAGAGGCGAAGGACATCAGGGAGATGACATCCGAGGAAGTGTCCATTTACCGGAAGGAATTGGAGCTCAAGGTGCACGGGAAAGATGTGCCCAAGCCAATTAAGACATGGTTACAGAGTGGGCAGACTAGCAAGCTCCTTGACACCATCAAGAAGCTTGGTTTCGAGAAACCCATGCCTATACAAGCGCAAGCGCTGCCGGTCATCATGAGTGGCCGTGATTGCATTGGTGTTGCAAAAACTGGATCTGGCAAAACACTTGCGTTTCTCCTTCCGATGCTCAGGCATGTCAAAGACCAGCCACCTGTTGCTCCTGGAGATGGTCCTGTTGGGCTCATTGTGGCTCCTACAAGGGAGCTTGTGGTGCAGATACACTCGGACATTAAGAAGTTCTCTAAGATGCTTGGCATTAGTTGTGTTGCTGTCTATGGAGGTTCAGGGGTTGCCCAGCAGATCAGTGAACTGAAACGAGGTGCTGAAATTGTCGTTTGCACACCAGGAAGGATGATCGATATCCTCTGTACTAGCAATGGGAAAATCACTAACCTTCGGAGAGTGACATTCTTGGTGATGGATGAAGCTGATAGAATGTTCGACATGGGTTTTGAGCCTCAGATTACTAGGATAATTCAAAACACTCGGCGAGATAGGCAGACAGTGCTTTTCTCAGCCACTTTTCCAAGGCAGGTAGAGATGCTGGCGCGCAAGGTGCTGATCAAACCCGTTGAGATTCAGGTGGGTGGGAGGAGTGTGGTGAATAGAGACATCACACAAGTAGTCGAGGTGCGACCAGAAAGTGAGAGGTTCTTGAGGCTGTTAGAGTTGCTTGGGAAGTGGTGTGATAAGGGGAAGATTCTTGTTTTTGTCCACACTCAAGATAAATGCGATTCTCTGCTTAAAAACTTGTTCCAGCATGGATACCAGTGCCTGTCTCTACATGGTGGTAAAGACCAAGCTGATCGTGAATCAACTGTTGCTGATTTCAAGAGCAATATCTGCAGCTTGCTGATTGCTACTAGCGTTGCTGCTAGGGGTTTAGATGTGAAAGAACTTGAATTGGTTGTCAATTATGATGTCCCTAACCACTATGAGGACTATGTTCATCGTGTTGGGCGAACAGGCCGTGCTGGTAGGAAGGGCTCTGCTGTGACTTTTATTTCCGACGAAGAGGAGCGGTATGCACCAGACCTTGTGAAGGCATTGGAGCTCTCTGAACAGACTGTTCCAGAGGACCTGAAAGCCTTAGCTGATCGGTTTATGGCAAAGGTGAAGCAGGGAACAGAGCGGACCCATGGTACTGGTTATGGTGGAAGCGGTTTCAAGTTCAATGAGGAAGAGGATGAAGCGCGGAAGTCCACAAAGAAGGCTCAGGCAAGGGAATATGGATATGAGGAGGAGAAGTCAGATTCAGATTTTGACGAGGAAGAGGTACATAAGGCAGGAGATGACCTGGACGTGCAGGCGGTGGGTGATCCGAGCGCAAATGATGAAGCTAGGCTTCATGCTCTTGAGGCTTTGGCACGGATACAGCGCCATGCGGTTCCTGACCACTACGAGGCTGAGCTTGAGATTAATGATTTCCCACAGTATGCTCGCTGGAGGATCACTCACAAAGACACACTGGGTCCTATTCAGGAAGGTGGTGTTGCTATCACTATAAGGGGAACATATATTGCTCAAGGAAAAGTTGCTGGTGCCAATGAGCGCAAACTGTGCCTGTTTATCGAGGGCCACTCAGAGTCTTGTGTGAAGAAGGCAAAAGCAGAGTTGAAACGTGTCCTTGAGGATTGTGTCAACCAGGTTCCCAATCTACCCAAATCTGCTCCAACTAAAAAATACTCAGTTATTTGA